A stretch of Deltaproteobacteria bacterium DNA encodes these proteins:
- a CDS encoding DGQHR domain-containing protein, translating to MPTFPLTLPAIKVTQPLGEFFVVALDATTLLQVTFLDPTRIEKVDTKAFWYSLLGAQRQSSPRRAKQIGKYIDTEEAAFPNSIILAANYINDGELQEDETKRWRVESVNDSLFQLVIPSDSKMASIVDGQHRLLGFDYCDPKRKTMELLCAVYIDLPHSYQAYLFATININQRKVDKSLAYDQFGYNLDDEDRDGWSPDKLAVAFTRKFNLDPESPFHRRIKVAPMNAELLFPTGELPDWQVSTACMVEGIAKLISQNPKADRDLLHKTAVGSRSRSSLPKDSSPLRELYLGNQDDEISRLITIFFETVRKHLWNNASPRAYIRKTIGIQALFDVFVVSVEKFGVKEAEKQFDSILAACSQVDFSDSFYQASGRGRVRVKNTILLYASMLLLDHLPESEQHLYRELFKKYPRQVPPKQVSDLSKH from the coding sequence ATGCCGACATTTCCACTAACGTTACCTGCCATCAAAGTTACGCAACCTCTTGGCGAGTTCTTTGTTGTCGCTTTGGATGCTACAACTTTACTACAGGTCACATTTCTTGACCCAACTCGGATTGAGAAGGTAGACACTAAAGCCTTCTGGTATTCCTTGCTTGGAGCACAGCGGCAGTCATCGCCCCGGCGGGCAAAACAGATTGGTAAGTACATCGACACAGAGGAAGCCGCGTTCCCCAACAGTATCATCCTGGCAGCAAATTACATTAACGATGGCGAACTCCAGGAAGACGAAACTAAGAGATGGCGTGTCGAATCGGTCAACGATTCCTTGTTTCAGTTAGTTATTCCATCTGATAGCAAAATGGCCAGCATCGTAGATGGGCAACATCGGTTGTTAGGTTTCGACTATTGCGATCCGAAGAGAAAGACAATGGAACTTCTCTGTGCGGTTTATATAGATTTGCCGCACTCGTACCAGGCTTATCTTTTTGCGACGATAAATATCAACCAACGCAAGGTGGATAAAAGTCTCGCGTATGACCAGTTCGGTTACAACTTGGACGACGAGGACAGAGACGGCTGGTCACCGGACAAACTTGCGGTTGCTTTTACTCGAAAGTTTAATCTTGACCCAGAGTCGCCGTTTCATAGGCGAATCAAAGTGGCACCGATGAACGCCGAGTTACTTTTTCCAACTGGTGAGTTACCAGATTGGCAGGTTTCTACAGCCTGTATGGTAGAAGGCATCGCGAAGTTGATATCTCAAAATCCAAAAGCTGATCGTGACCTTCTTCACAAGACGGCTGTTGGTTCTCGTTCTCGGTCATCGCTCCCGAAAGATTCCTCACCCCTTCGAGAGTTATATTTAGGCAATCAAGATGATGAAATCAGTCGCCTAATTACTATTTTCTTTGAAACAGTAAGGAAGCATCTCTGGAACAACGCCAGTCCCAGGGCGTACATTCGTAAAACTATTGGGATTCAAGCACTGTTCGATGTGTTCGTGGTGAGTGTAGAGAAATTTGGCGTCAAAGAGGCGGAAAAACAATTCGATTCAATCTTGGCAGCCTGTTCTCAAGTCGACTTCAGCGACTCTTTTTATCAGGCCTCCGGGAGAGGCCGTGTCAGGGTCAAGAATACAATATTACTTTATGCCTCAATGCTTCTGCTCGATCATTTACCAGAGTCAGAGCAGCATCTTTACCGCGAATTGTTCAAGAAGTACCCGCGACAGGTGCCCCCCAAACAAGTTAGCGATTTGTCAAAACATTAG
- a CDS encoding HNH endonuclease: MSSYINAALRRLVATRAEYLCEYCLINEEDAFFGCEVDHIISEKHGGQTAADNLAYACAFCNRSKGSDIGSVVQQTGNFVRFYSPRIDQWAEHFVLDGITVVALSEIGEVTARILDFNNEERLLERQTLQAIGRYPSVAAISRMGRRT; encoded by the coding sequence ATGAGCAGCTACATTAACGCGGCTTTGCGTCGGCTGGTGGCGACACGAGCCGAGTATCTTTGCGAGTATTGTTTGATCAATGAAGAAGACGCCTTCTTTGGCTGCGAGGTCGATCACATCATCAGTGAAAAACACGGTGGACAAACCGCAGCAGACAACTTGGCTTACGCCTGTGCCTTTTGTAATCGCTCGAAAGGGAGTGATATCGGGTCGGTCGTGCAGCAAACAGGAAACTTCGTCCGATTCTATAGCCCTCGTATTGATCAATGGGCGGAACATTTTGTTCTTGACGGAATAACAGTTGTTGCGCTCTCGGAGATCGGTGAAGTCACCGCTCGCATATTGGACTTCAACAACGAAGAGCGGTTGCTTGAGCGGCAAACGTTACAAGCGATTGGCAGATATCCAAGTGTTGCGGCCATCTCACGTATGGGAAGGCGGACCTAA
- a CDS encoding type II toxin-antitoxin system RelE/ParE family toxin yields MPKTDVYFYQEANGEVPVWQWLMDLAKHDRKAFAKCAAKIKRLENRGHELRRPEADYLEDDIYELRAKKGHINYRILYFFHGQNVALLCHALTKERAIPPADLTRAKARKTAFEKEPATHTASYRLKGD; encoded by the coding sequence ATGCCAAAAACGGACGTTTATTTTTACCAAGAAGCCAACGGCGAGGTGCCAGTATGGCAATGGCTGATGGATTTAGCGAAGCACGACCGTAAAGCATTCGCCAAATGCGCTGCAAAAATCAAACGGTTAGAAAACAGAGGGCATGAACTCAGGCGTCCCGAAGCGGACTATTTGGAGGATGATATTTATGAACTCCGCGCGAAAAAAGGTCACATCAACTACCGCATCCTCTATTTCTTCCACGGACAAAACGTCGCACTCCTTTGCCATGCGCTCACAAAAGAGCGGGCCATCCCACCGGCAGACCTCACACGTGCAAAAGCCAGGAAGACCGCATTTGAGAAAGAACCAGCAACCCACACGGCCTCCTACCGCCTCAAAGGTGATTGA
- a CDS encoding XRE family transcriptional regulator produces the protein MIRQEVLNAEIGQMIYDARTKASLTQQQLANRLGTTQSVISRLESVDYDGHSLSMLQRIAEVLGQKLELRLATAA, from the coding sequence ATGATTCGGCAGGAGGTGTTGAATGCTGAAATCGGCCAGATGATTTACGATGCGCGTACAAAAGCCAGCCTGACACAGCAGCAACTTGCCAACCGCCTCGGAACGACGCAATCGGTCATATCGCGCTTAGAGAGCGTCGATTACGATGGCCATTCGCTGAGTATGTTACAGCGCATCGCAGAAGTCTTGGGACAGAAACTGGAATTGAGACTTGCAACGGCGGCGTAG
- a CDS encoding aminotransferase class V-fold PLP-dependent enzyme, whose translation MIYLDNNGTTRVLPEVLEAMLPYFTTDWGNPSSSYKFGSKLKTVIEAAREQVADLIGAHPREVLFTSCATESNNAAIHAALKAHPGKRHLVTSAVEHSSVLNYCLALEKEGYRVTYLPVDHDGLLKLADLESAITDETVVVSLMWANNETGVLFPVNEIAEICRSRGVLYHCDAVQAAGKTVIDVQKIPVDYLSLTGHKFHAPKGIGALYVRRKTPISPYLYGGHQERGLRGGTESVPLIVGMGKAAQLARKHLFEYEKKVHPLRDKLEDRILASVPNTEPNGHRTQRLANTSNLTFHGIESEALLILLDKEGICASSGSACLADSDEPSHVIKAMKPDSTASQQMIRFSLDVSNSQQEIEQAVTAVQDCVCALAGSY comes from the coding sequence ATGATTTACTTGGATAACAACGGCACGACCCGTGTGCTCCCCGAGGTGCTGGAGGCGATGCTGCCCTATTTCACCACCGACTGGGGGAATCCGTCTAGCAGCTACAAATTCGGCTCCAAGCTCAAGACGGTCATCGAGGCGGCACGGGAGCAAGTCGCCGATTTGATTGGGGCACATCCCCGGGAAGTTTTGTTCACCTCCTGCGCTACAGAGAGCAATAACGCGGCAATCCATGCCGCCTTGAAGGCGCATCCCGGCAAGCGCCACCTCGTCACCTCGGCAGTCGAACACTCCTCCGTGCTCAACTATTGTCTAGCGCTGGAGAAAGAAGGCTATCGCGTGACCTATTTGCCGGTTGACCACGATGGCCTGCTGAAGTTGGCCGACCTTGAGAGTGCAATCACGGACGAAACCGTTGTCGTCTCGCTGATGTGGGCGAATAACGAAACGGGAGTGCTTTTCCCCGTCAACGAGATCGCCGAAATTTGCCGTTCGCGTGGCGTGCTCTACCACTGCGACGCCGTGCAAGCCGCAGGAAAAACTGTAATCGACGTACAGAAGATTCCCGTCGATTACCTTTCCTTGACCGGCCATAAGTTTCACGCACCAAAAGGCATCGGCGCGCTCTACGTGCGACGCAAGACACCAATCTCGCCGTATCTCTATGGCGGCCACCAAGAACGCGGGCTGCGCGGCGGCACCGAGAGCGTGCCGCTCATTGTCGGCATGGGCAAAGCTGCGCAACTGGCGCGCAAGCACCTGTTCGAGTACGAGAAAAAGGTCCATCCGCTTCGAGACAAGCTAGAAGATAGAATTCTCGCTTCCGTTCCTAACACGGAACCGAACGGTCACAGAACGCAGAGACTCGCGAACACCAGCAACCTCACCTTCCATGGTATTGAATCTGAAGCGCTGCTCATCTTGCTCGACAAGGAAGGCATTTGCGCCTCGTCAGGCTCGGCGTGTCTCGCCGATTCGGATGAACCGTCACACGTCATTAAAGCCATGAAACCGGACTCCACCGCCTCGCAGCAGATGATCCGCTTTTCGCTCGATGTCAGTAACAGCCAACAAGAAATCGAGCAGGCTGTAACCGCCGTTCAGGATTGCGTTTGCGCACTGGCTGGTTCTTATTGA
- a CDS encoding DNA phosphorothioation-associated putative methyltransferase — MVGKQVKGNRYVHIAALGELDLDLRERVQFAAAQAGLSANTEFNVIKIDEEGTRISLLSYDQFFEIPFPALRQSCIVNLASGHTKRLQYDLSGNPPILHRKELLLPADHPQVPLFAALTQQLEAAGLFHDTRRIGFAREWRKRLRSSGHEVRNHQLIAVNGPAQLEQSSTDTLARHRTALQRYALSTPMQALHRHGYLDGTRSIFDYGCGKGDDVRILRHNGIEANGWDPHFAPDTPRTQADIVNLGFVLNVIEDPTERAQALRNAYALAGRLLSVAAMLTGREQANGEQYGDGVRTSRNTFQKYYTQRELRDYLRSVLDKDPVAVGPGISFVFKDEEEEQHFFTQRARNRGGLDRLIDRLPKPTRAEREQTFYTTHRELLDQLWETWLDLGRKPELNEVARRSELEEVCGSLGKALKFLERFHGTEAVTAAFRSRREDLTVYFALQQFEQRKTTAAVSEELRRDIRTFFGSYQNAQAEARQLLFSVGNRDLLRQLCREAKKQGLGWLEKDRALYLHTSLVERLPAVLRVYIGCASYLYGDVTSADLIKIHIDSAKLTLLSYDDFTRKPLPRLLERIKIRFRDQEVERFTYGGAYEPPYLYRKSRFLSEDFPRYGEQVAFEKALEALHFFDFENSGGPPPQIFDDRLKAARLEIEGFTLRPAKTFPHLDEP; from the coding sequence ATGGTCGGTAAACAGGTCAAAGGGAATAGGTATGTTCACATCGCGGCGCTTGGGGAGCTTGATCTTGACCTCCGTGAACGGGTGCAGTTCGCCGCCGCACAAGCTGGCCTCAGCGCAAATACGGAGTTTAATGTCATCAAAATCGATGAAGAAGGTACGCGGATTTCCCTGCTGTCCTACGACCAATTCTTTGAGATCCCCTTTCCTGCTTTAAGACAGTCGTGCATCGTCAACTTGGCGTCTGGCCATACGAAACGCCTCCAGTACGATCTGTCTGGGAATCCTCCTATTCTGCATCGCAAGGAACTCTTGCTGCCGGCTGACCATCCGCAAGTGCCGCTCTTTGCCGCCTTGACGCAGCAATTGGAAGCCGCAGGGCTCTTTCACGATACACGCCGTATCGGCTTTGCACGCGAGTGGCGGAAGCGCCTTCGGTCGTCAGGGCATGAGGTCCGCAATCATCAACTGATTGCCGTGAATGGCCCCGCGCAGCTAGAGCAGTCTTCCACGGACACGCTCGCACGTCATCGCACAGCCCTCCAGCGCTATGCGCTTTCTACTCCTATGCAAGCACTCCATCGCCATGGCTACCTGGATGGCACGAGGAGCATCTTCGATTATGGCTGCGGCAAAGGGGATGACGTACGCATTCTCCGCCACAATGGCATTGAAGCAAACGGCTGGGACCCGCATTTTGCGCCAGACACACCTCGGACGCAGGCCGACATCGTTAACCTTGGGTTTGTCCTCAATGTCATCGAAGATCCCACCGAACGTGCTCAGGCTCTGCGCAACGCCTACGCCTTGGCCGGACGACTTCTGTCTGTCGCCGCCATGCTCACGGGAAGAGAGCAAGCGAATGGCGAGCAGTATGGCGACGGAGTCCGCACGAGCAGGAACACGTTCCAAAAGTATTACACTCAGCGTGAATTGAGGGACTATCTTCGCTCTGTGCTCGATAAAGACCCAGTGGCGGTTGGGCCAGGTATTTCCTTCGTCTTTAAGGATGAGGAAGAAGAGCAACACTTCTTCACGCAGCGCGCGCGGAATCGGGGCGGACTCGACCGGCTCATCGACCGCTTGCCCAAACCCACGAGAGCGGAACGAGAACAGACCTTCTATACGACCCATCGTGAGCTGCTCGACCAGTTATGGGAAACCTGGCTCGACCTGGGGCGGAAGCCGGAGCTGAACGAAGTGGCGCGGCGCAGCGAGCTTGAGGAGGTCTGCGGATCGCTCGGCAAGGCGCTCAAGTTCCTCGAACGATTTCACGGCACGGAAGCGGTCACGGCGGCGTTTCGCTCGCGGAGAGAGGACCTTACCGTATATTTTGCGCTGCAGCAGTTTGAACAGCGAAAGACCACTGCGGCAGTCTCCGAGGAACTCCGGCGCGATATCCGTACGTTCTTTGGTAGCTATCAGAACGCTCAGGCCGAAGCGCGCCAGCTCCTTTTCTCGGTGGGGAACCGGGATCTGCTCAGACAACTCTGTCGAGAAGCGAAGAAGCAAGGGCTCGGCTGGCTGGAAAAAGACCGCGCGCTCTACCTCCATACCAGTCTGGTAGAACGATTGCCTGCGGTGCTGCGCGTGTATATCGGCTGCGCGAGTTATCTGTACGGCGATGTGACGAGTGCGGATCTTATCAAGATCCACATCGATTCCGCGAAGCTGACTCTGCTGTCCTATGACGACTTTACGAGGAAACCCCTGCCACGTCTCTTGGAGCGCATCAAGATTCGCTTCCGTGATCAGGAAGTTGAGCGCTTTACCTACGGCGGCGCCTACGAGCCGCCATATTTGTACCGGAAGTCCCGTTTTCTGAGCGAAGACTTTCCCCGCTATGGAGAACAGGTCGCGTTTGAAAAGGCGCTCGAAGCTCTTCACTTCTTCGATTTCGAGAACAGCGGCGGCCCGCCTCCGCAAATCTTTGATGATCGACTGAAAGCGGCCCGCCTGGAAATCGAGGGCTTTACGTTGAGACCTGCCAAGACATTCCCTCACTTGGATGAGCCCTAG
- a CDS encoding LysR family transcriptional regulator, with protein sequence MHIETLKVFCDLAETGSFSLAASKNFITQSAVSQQIRSLEDRYGRELVERSKGHIRLTQAGQVLYQAGKEIVQRYKEIEDTLQTLSRSVTGTIRVATVYSVGLYEMSAPLKRYLQAFPEVTVHLEYTRANKIYEEVSRSDVDLGIVAYPSKRPQILATLFREDRLVLICSPQHPFAQLQRIPIKKLQGEKFVGFERDVATRRALDRTFRQHSVKVRYMMEVDNIETIKRVVEIGSGISIVPEPSIVQEVKNETLKAIQFADEVLMRPLAIISKRGRRFTPAVQEFIDFLKGKPSRLIAGDPDRTLQATA encoded by the coding sequence ATGCATATTGAGACGCTCAAAGTCTTTTGCGACCTCGCGGAAACAGGGAGCTTTTCCCTCGCGGCGTCGAAGAATTTCATCACCCAATCGGCGGTCAGCCAGCAAATCCGCAGCCTGGAAGACCGTTATGGACGGGAACTTGTCGAACGCTCGAAGGGACACATCCGGCTCACCCAGGCGGGGCAGGTCCTCTATCAGGCGGGGAAAGAGATCGTTCAACGGTACAAAGAAATCGAGGACACGCTCCAGACCCTGTCGCGCTCGGTGACGGGCACGATCCGGGTCGCGACCGTCTACAGCGTGGGATTGTACGAAATGTCCGCGCCGTTGAAGCGTTATCTTCAGGCGTTCCCAGAGGTCACCGTCCATCTCGAGTATACGAGAGCCAATAAAATTTACGAAGAAGTCAGCCGTAGCGATGTCGATCTCGGCATCGTAGCCTATCCCAGCAAGCGTCCACAAATTCTGGCGACGCTATTTCGCGAAGATCGCTTGGTGTTGATCTGCTCTCCACAACACCCCTTCGCCCAGCTCCAACGCATTCCCATAAAGAAACTGCAAGGGGAGAAATTCGTAGGATTCGAGCGCGATGTGGCGACACGGCGGGCGTTGGACCGCACGTTTCGTCAGCACAGCGTCAAAGTGCGCTACATGATGGAAGTCGATAATATCGAAACCATCAAACGAGTCGTGGAAATCGGCTCTGGCATCTCGATCGTGCCAGAACCGTCGATCGTGCAAGAAGTTAAAAACGAAACGCTCAAAGCCATCCAGTTTGCCGACGAAGTGTTGATGCGCCCGCTCGCCATCATCTCCAAACGTGGCCGCCGCTTCACACCGGCAGTGCAAGAGTTCATCGACTTTCTCAAAGGAAAGCCGTCTCGTCTCATCGCCGGCGACCCGGACCGCACGCTTCAAGCGACAGCGTAG
- a CDS encoding HPF/RaiA family ribosome-associated protein has translation MQVEIEGRNTQVRQSWRHLIEEKIGNFEHFPNEITHARVTITHNPHHHLGDNQVQVVMAVAGQTLTVKKKGAEIDSVLRSALTAAEREIETYHQHRFNRKRLAKSSPAPLVGPVARVFRTKGYGYIEAAEGQVYFHRDVLEGFTLDELRKGIVVGFELAEGKNGPEAARVFALGNSH, from the coding sequence ATGCAGGTTGAAATCGAAGGGCGGAATACGCAAGTTCGGCAAAGCTGGCGTCACCTGATCGAAGAGAAGATTGGGAACTTCGAGCATTTTCCTAACGAGATCACCCACGCGCGGGTGACAATTACCCACAATCCGCACCACCACCTCGGCGATAACCAGGTGCAAGTGGTCATGGCGGTGGCCGGGCAAACTCTCACGGTGAAGAAAAAAGGAGCGGAGATCGATTCCGTTCTCCGTTCTGCCCTGACTGCTGCGGAGCGTGAGATCGAAACCTACCATCAGCACCGGTTCAATCGAAAACGTCTGGCGAAATCGTCGCCCGCACCTCTGGTGGGACCGGTCGCACGGGTCTTCCGCACCAAAGGCTACGGCTACATCGAGGCTGCGGAGGGTCAGGTCTACTTCCACCGCGATGTCTTAGAGGGCTTCACGCTCGACGAGCTACGTAAGGGAATCGTCGTCGGCTTCGAACTCGCCGAAGGAAAGAACGGCCCGGAAGCCGCACGAGTGTTCGCGCTGGGGAATAGCCACTAA
- a CDS encoding adenosylcobinamide-GDP ribazoletransferase, with product MHGAALVRYAPSLHAHTVCGRPAISLAAASLLLFATVTGAALGCTHYCTRRLGGVTGDAMGAVREFNATAALCFLALFIGGNSY from the coding sequence TTGCATGGAGCTGCTCTTGTACGATACGCTCCTTCTCTACATGCTCACACCGTTTGTGGTCGCCCTGCAATTTCTCTCGCTGCTGCGAGTCTGCTTCTTTTCGCCACCGTGACCGGCGCGGCACTAGGGTGCACTCACTACTGTACGCGTAGACTCGGCGGAGTGACTGGCGACGCGATGGGTGCGGTCAGGGAATTCAACGCAACTGCTGCGCTGTGCTTCTTGGCCCTGTTCATAGGCGGCAATAGTTATTAG
- a CDS encoding TIGR04255 family protein: MPRIYNTPPVIEALCEFRFKSSQPWDWTIPGLVYEKVRGQFPKKRQQNVLEVAMQPDENKVLPQMKTGVERMQFLNEEENALVQVGPDLLAVNHLPPYPKWDAFKTLILEQLTVYRNIANPEALTRIGLRYINRIEIPAKSIELEAYFHAFPRIPEPIPQAFPSFVLHVDVAYEKPSSVLRFILGSAPSETPEKLTFILDLDMVGSGENVPSMEQLGNWIEVAHEHVEAAFDASFTEKTHKEIFAEVPT, encoded by the coding sequence ATGCCGAGAATTTATAACACCCCCCCAGTTATAGAGGCGCTTTGCGAATTCCGCTTCAAGAGTTCGCAGCCGTGGGACTGGACCATCCCTGGTCTCGTTTATGAGAAGGTCAGGGGACAATTTCCTAAAAAGCGACAGCAGAACGTTCTCGAGGTAGCAATGCAGCCAGATGAGAACAAGGTTCTGCCCCAGATGAAGACCGGTGTGGAAAGAATGCAATTTTTGAACGAAGAGGAGAACGCCCTGGTGCAGGTCGGGCCAGATCTTTTAGCTGTTAATCATCTGCCTCCGTATCCTAAGTGGGATGCATTCAAAACGCTGATTCTTGAGCAGTTGACGGTATACAGGAACATCGCAAATCCTGAAGCTTTGACACGCATTGGCCTCCGGTATATCAACCGAATCGAGATTCCAGCTAAGAGTATTGAGCTTGAAGCATACTTCCATGCCTTCCCCCGGATACCGGAACCTATTCCGCAGGCTTTTCCTTCCTTCGTACTTCATGTTGATGTTGCTTATGAGAAGCCATCAAGCGTCCTGCGCTTTATTCTGGGCTCTGCACCCTCTGAAACACCGGAAAAGCTTACTTTCATCCTTGATCTTGACATGGTCGGGAGTGGTGAAAACGTTCCCTCGATGGAGCAACTAGGGAACTGGATCGAAGTCGCTCACGAACATGTTGAAGCGGCTTTTGACGCATCTTTTACTGAGAAGACGCATAAGGAAATTTTTGCGGAGGTGCCCACATGA
- a CDS encoding TPM domain-containing protein encodes MANPGQLFLTVFLVCSLFVNPASGEDPAIPPPQGLVSDFAGVIDPSTRLQLTNLLRELQEKTGVEIAVVTVDTTQPLSPFDYAMKVAEAWKPGAKGKDNGVVFLVATKDRKMFIVTGYGVEGALPDGKVGAIQDEYIVPAFKQGDYSRGIVEGTRVMASLIAQEYGVTLTGVPAVSVSSRRGHSGELDPQLAMLLAFILAAVLLAAFTGTRRSRYSRFGGGRSSGREPSGGFGGGFGGGGGSSGGGFGGFGGGGFGGGGAGRDW; translated from the coding sequence ATGGCTAACCCTGGTCAGCTTTTTCTGACCGTCTTCCTCGTCTGTTCCCTGTTCGTAAATCCCGCGAGCGGAGAAGACCCGGCAATTCCACCACCTCAGGGGTTGGTCTCGGACTTTGCCGGCGTCATCGATCCGTCCACTCGTCTGCAACTCACGAACCTCTTGCGCGAACTTCAGGAAAAAACCGGCGTGGAGATCGCGGTGGTAACGGTGGACACCACCCAGCCGCTGAGTCCGTTCGACTATGCCATGAAAGTCGCGGAAGCTTGGAAACCCGGAGCGAAGGGAAAGGACAACGGCGTCGTCTTCTTGGTGGCGACCAAGGACCGCAAGATGTTCATCGTCACCGGCTATGGCGTGGAAGGTGCCCTACCCGATGGCAAGGTCGGTGCGATTCAGGACGAGTACATCGTTCCCGCCTTCAAACAGGGTGATTACTCACGTGGCATTGTCGAGGGTACGCGGGTGATGGCCAGCCTCATTGCCCAAGAATACGGAGTCACACTGACCGGCGTTCCCGCCGTCTCGGTATCCTCGCGCCGAGGGCACAGCGGGGAACTCGATCCCCAGTTGGCCATGCTGCTTGCTTTCATCCTCGCTGCTGTGCTGCTAGCGGCCTTTACCGGCACGCGGCGGTCGCGCTATTCCCGCTTCGGCGGCGGGCGCTCCTCTGGTCGAGAGCCGAGCGGCGGTTTTGGTGGCGGCTTCGGTGGCGGCGGCGGTAGCAGTGGTGGCGGTTTTGGCGGCTTCGGCGGCGGCGGTTTTGGTGGCGGCGGCGCAGGGCGGGATTGGTGA
- a CDS encoding LemA family protein, with product MNNSYQPIGFLRPLRAALLFATALGLSGCGYNSMVSMRESVTAAWSQVENQLQRRNDLIPNLVETTKGYAAHEKEIFESVANARSKLIGAGSRDEKIDSANQLSSALSRLLVLSERYPDLKADKQFARLSDELAGTENRIATERKRYNEIVQEYNTAIRKFPAMLTARAFGFQPEKYFEAPESAKQVPQVKF from the coding sequence ATGAACAACAGTTATCAACCGATCGGTTTTCTTCGCCCGCTGCGTGCCGCCCTACTTTTCGCAACGGCTCTCGGTCTTAGCGGCTGTGGCTACAACTCGATGGTGTCGATGCGGGAATCCGTGACTGCGGCGTGGTCGCAGGTGGAGAACCAACTCCAGCGGCGTAACGATTTGATCCCCAATCTGGTCGAAACCACCAAAGGCTATGCCGCGCACGAGAAAGAGATTTTCGAGAGCGTGGCTAACGCGCGCTCGAAACTGATCGGCGCGGGCAGTCGCGACGAGAAGATCGACTCCGCCAATCAGTTGTCTTCGGCACTGTCTCGTCTGCTCGTGCTTTCCGAGCGATACCCGGACTTAAAAGCCGATAAACAATTTGCTCGCCTGTCCGACGAATTGGCGGGCACCGAGAATCGCATCGCCACCGAGCGGAAGCGCTACAACGAGATCGTGCAGGAGTACAACACTGCCATTCGGAAGTTTCCCGCCATGCTCACTGCGCGCGCCTTCGGCTTCCAACCCGAGAAATACTTCGAGGCTCCGGAAAGCGCCAAGCAGGTGCCACAAGTGAAGTTTTAG